In the genome of Peromyscus eremicus chromosome 1, PerEre_H2_v1, whole genome shotgun sequence, the window AGGAATGTGGGGGCAAAACTTCTAAACTTTCCCAAGGCTCAAATTATGCACCATCTGAAAGTAGAGGCCCAAGTGGGATACAGTGGTCTGCTTGGCCagcatcctagcactcaggaggcaaaggcaagagaatggcccatttgaggccagcctgaactgcacacgagttctaggacaacctgggctacaaagcaaactcccctgtctcaaaaacaaaacagaaggtcTGGTTTGAAGTTGGAGACTCAGCTTCTGGTCACTCTGCTGCCTTGGCCACGTCTCTGGTCTCACTTTGCTACATGAGGACAGTATCCCAGGTTTTACCAGTAGACTACTGTGTGGCTGGGGGTAGGGATTGTCATAGTGGGCAGTTCACAGTTCACCTCTGCAGCCAGGCTACAGACACAATTCCTCACTAGCtgtttggtgctgtgggatgttctgtatggcaaatgtgttgctgattagtcaataaataaaacactgattggccattggctaggcaggaagtgtaggcgggacaaggaggagaataaagctgggaagtggaaggctgagtcagagagacactgcccccccccaccccaccatgagaaacagcatgtgaagatgccggtaagccacgagccatgtggcaaggtatagattaatggaaatggattaatttaagctataagaacagttagcaagaagcctgccacggccatacagtttgtaaccaatataagtctctgtgtttacttggtcgggtctgaggctgtgggactggcaggtgagagagatttgtcctgactgtgggccaggcaggaaaactctagctacagtttggTGAGGGATTGGTTGCTACTTTCTGACCTCTGTAAAAGTGGCTGATGCTGAgcaaggtggtgcatgcctttaatcccagcacttgggagaccgaggcaggtggatctctgtgagttccaggccaacctggtctacagagtgagttccagaccagccatggCAGCACCAAGAAACCCACTCTggaaaataaatagtaataaacTGTACCAGTGCCATTGAACTCTGCTGAGGATTCATGGTGTAAAGAGCCGGAACTCCTAGTACAATTATGTCAGGGAAAGTGGAAGGAACAGAGGCTGAGTGTTACCGATCCTAGAGGGAGGGAGCATTGGGGATGGAGCAGGAAGTGTGGCTGGGAGCTGCgaagggatggggggggggcagttaatTCTTCTTTGGAAGTGGCCTCTTCCCACCTAAATGAGCAGTGGCCCAGGTAAGCCCTGGCACAGCAGGTGTATAAGACCCACAGCTGAAAGGGATACAGGTGTCTTTTGATCCTACTTGCTTATTACAaactaggaaactgaggcacagggaaaGAATCCTTAAGTCTGAGCCCAGACTAGAGTACAGTCACGCTGCATCCAAGAGTTGGCTTTGACCTTGGAAAGCAGGTCTGAAGGAGCCTGAGGGCAGTAACAGGGACACTGGGTTTGCAACCAAAGAAAAAGCCCCAAGGGAGAACACTGCAGGGAACCACCTCACAGCCTGAAACAGGGCCTGACAGCGGCCCTCCTCTGAGAGGCGCAGACGCTGCCGGagccacccacacacatacatatcctcTACCAGGGTCAGCGACTCCCTTCTTAGGTAAAGAGGTGGGTTTATAAGAATAAGAGGGGAGTCTAGAGAGGGTCCAGTGCCAGGACAGCCTGCTCAACCGACTTCATCTCTTACCTGAGCTATCCAACCAGCAGGGCCCAGATCTGCacttcttttctgaaaggaagaaTGTGGAATCAGTGCTTCAGTAGCTCTCTGGCTGCCAAGGACCCTCAGAGCTCTGATGATCAAATCTTGATTCTACTCCAGCCCACTTTCCTGTGCTCTGGCCCAGACAGGGAGGCGCTGGTTTGTGTTCTTGGTTCAAAGTCGGAACCGAGCCACATTGTACCTCCTCCCATTTCTGCCATGGTCACGTGCAGGTCAACTGTCTGCCTCTTAACTATGAAAGTGAGGTCTCACTGAGCTAGGAGCAGTAGTCCACAGCCCACCAGGGGTTCAGAACAGGTCTCCTTGTTGTTCTTCCTCTGGCTTGACAATGGACCGAGCAGATGGAGGAGGAACAGCTGACGTGCTCCTGACCACAGGTTGGCACAGGTAAACTGGAACTTAGAGGCACAACACTGACCTGCTATTTcgctccccacccctgcccagcacAGGCTTCTGCATATAATTCCCATTCTAGCTAGTAAAATTGTAGCTCTCAAAAACTGAGCTTGGGACTTTTGCTCAATTATGTTTCTTAAACTTTGTTATTAGCGTgtgagagatgggggaggagtgcTTCCCagggtatgtggaggtcagaggaaaccctgtggagtcagttctctccttcagtcTTTATAtaggttctgaggactgaactggAGACTGCGAGGCCAAACTCCTTCACCGGCTGAGCCATCTACATGTCCCCCCTTAGTTCTGCCAACAAATGCCTTGGTGTCCATACTGTGACTGCAAAATAATTCCTTTCCAGCTTCCAGCTGGGACAACAGCCTGATTCAAGTGTGCCTGTCCTTTCAAAGGCCCTGGCCGCCTCTCCTCCATTCCtgcatgtgtctgttcccaccacccCTCCCAACTCCCATCGCCTTTATTGCCTGCTGAGCGCAGGtatcacaggtgtgagccaccacgtgctTGAGCCTTTTATCATTTATGTATGAATCCCTTGGCTGGAGTAGGGGTTGGGGTTTAGAGTTGCCAAAGCTCCTGGCAGATACGGGAAGCCCATCTTTTTGTAGGACTGGCTGGCCTTGCTCGCTCCTCACCTTTGATGTATTCGCAGTTGTATGTGCTACGTTTGCCCAGAGCGCGGAGATAGATGCGTGCGGGACCCTGGGCAGGTCGGCTGGAGTTGACCACCTGGAAAGTCTCAAAAGGGGGGATCAGCACCTCCTCCTCTTCAGGGAAAAAGGAGTAACCCCTGATCGGGGCTCCGAGGCAGGTCCAGATACCAAAGAAGGTGTCCTTGCCAAATTGCTGGGCGGCAACGTTCTTGAGGGACGCGGAAGCAAAGCCTCCCAGCCTAACGGTGGCGCCGGGCCCTGCTGGCCGGAAGCGCAGGCCATGCACCCCCCTGTACACCTGCCGGCACCCGCGAGATCGTTGGCTCCCGAGCAGCTGCAGGGCCTCGGTGAGCAGGAAGTGGAGGGTCTTGAAGGAGAAGCGGTGGAGGTAGTGTGCCCGGGAGCGGCCCGCCTCGCGCACAGCCGCGTTGAACTCCTTGTGCAGGGGGCTGTTGGCAGTGTAGGCCAGGAGCGCCACCCCGTGCTCATCTCGGAAGCCCGGGGGTGGAGGGGGCAAGGGGGTTGAGCTGAGGCCCCACGTTGACCCCCAGGCCGTGCGCTCCTGCCATTGGGTGTTGGCCAGAGTCCAACCATCCGCGTACACtttgttggcctggaactctgagtGGTTGAGATCTGGCAGAGCCGCTGCCATGTCTGCGGCACAGCCAGCATACTGGTCGTCAAAGGACGCTGGGGCCATGTCCAGGGGTGTTTCTTGAGAAAAGATGTCTAGTTGTGTGATGGAGTGACTTTGAACCTGAGGGTAGGGGAGCATCAAGGACTGAGAAGGTGGTTGGTCCCTAGGAAAATGGGAGCCCAGTCATCAGCTTTCCCCTGATCTGAGAAAGGGCCTGACTACCGAGAAAGGCAGAAAGAACCCCAAACACATCCGGAGGGGAAGGGGGTTGGGAACCACCAGCTGCAAACTCCCCAGACTAGGTTTTCAGGAGTCACCTAGGAGGGACAGATGGGTTCCCAGGGACACTGGACATTCTtccctctgtttccctttctaCTAGACATGGAGCTGGTGGATGATGACCATACCTGAAGTCCATCCCTGAGGCCCACAGACACCAGTAGGAGAGACATCATGGCTGGAATCTTCATGTTGGAGGTGACCCTGGGCAAGCTGCCGTCTCTTGTTCCTCATCAGGAAAATTGGGATGTTAATCTCTACCCCTTAGTAAACATTAGCTGACAGAGGGGTAGGGGATTCACGCAGCCTGTGGCTCCCCTGAAGGTGGTCACACTGACCCACAGTGGCTCTAAGAAGGAGACCCGGCCTCGGGTCAGAACAGGAACAGCCATCTCTAAATCAAGGCTGGGGCTGCATTGCATGGGACTGCATTGCGTGCTGtcccttttctgtctgtctgtctatgtctgttTGATTTAAACAGGGTTTCACATACCcatgctgacctggaactggGTCCTGAAACAAAGATGACCTTTAATCTttgaccctcctgcttccacctcctaaaTGCAGGCATAATGGATATGAGCTACCTACTTATTTTACTACAGAGTAAGACAGACGTGTATTATTACAACGTAATGCTGGTTGTAAGAAGGTGAGTGTGTGAAAGATAGtctccttttccccttctctctgttTACCCCATTCCAGCCTTACACACTCCTGCCCATGGGAAGGAGTGGCCAGTGATATAATATGTCTTCCAATGCCTTTctcagaaaatatttgaacagtaTAAttaactgtttcttttcaatgctggaggtcaaacccagagccttgtgtatgctagacaagcactctcccATTGAGCCTCTgaataatataatattaaatatatgtacacagatcacacacacacacacacatccatacatacacacgATGTTCTATATGCAGTGTCTTAGAtttgttgtccttttttttttttttcaaagaaaaaatgcTTACATATACACATCCTGTGAATATATCCTTTTGAGGAACAATTTGTCAGGGATTCCTTCCAAGTCAGCACCCTCCCATCTACCCTTGTCATTACAATGGTCACATGATGTGTTTCATGGGCTAGTCAAACCATTGAATGggcacatggatttttttttataatgttcggtttgctttgaggcaggatctgacCCTGTAGTCCAGGCCAACCTTAAACTCActctgtgtcccaggctggcgcCTGTGAGCGTGTTGGTTGGTTGCACTCAGCGTAACGCCACTTCCAAGTGATCTGCCAGCctcggcttcctgagtgctgggatgacaggcgtgCCCCCGTGCCTGGCCTACTGATGGCTTTCCAGTGTTCATTGACATGGTCTGGAAATCTATGTACACTTGTGTTGCCATCACCGCTCCGAAAGTTTCCTTTTGTACTTTATTGTCATCTACCCTGTGCTACTGCCAGTACCTGGCACAGTCAGGAAGGAAACGGAAACGAACGTGCCTCAGAGAAAGGGTGGGCCTGGTGGTGCAACCTGTAACGCCAGCACgtgagaggccgaggcaggaggatggtgggcccaaggccatcctgggactccatgaggccctatctcaaaaacaaaaataaaacccccagaagagctgggcagtggtggcgcacgcctttaatcccagcacttgggaggcagagccaggcggatctctgtgagttccaggccagcctgggctacagagtgagatccaggacaggcgccaaaactacacagggaaatcctgtctcgaaaaaacaaaaaaacaaaaacaaaaaaacccagaagagtAATTTGCACCATTGATGTGGAAGTCAGGCAGAGATGAGATCCCAGGGAGGATGGGCTGGAGAAACCAAGAGAAGCTGGAGAGTGAGCCTAGGCTTAGGAAGAGCCAGGCTCTGGGGTTTCATGAGGCTTTTTGCTTCTGGccctcaggttcagtgagaacccTGGAACTCTTTGATATCACCCTTTAGGCTTCATCCAGCTTGGGATAGCTCCTGTGATCGTGCCAGGAGAAGACACTCGTGTGGTACCCTGTCTCTATTGGCATCCAGCCTCTCAGGATGGTCACCTGGGAATCCTTTCATTCAGTCTTTCATCACACATGACTGCAGTTGCTAGCTCATGTTAAGTTCAAGTTGCCTCCTGGATTCTCCCTCCCTGCTTTGTGGAGGCCCACATCCCTGCCCTGCTTTGTGGAGGCCCACATCCCTGCCCTGCTTAATTTTTGTCTGTCTCTTCCTTACAAGATCTCCCTGTCTCCTTGTTAGTGCATTCACCATGGAGCAGGGAGAACAATGTCTCTAAAGTACAGCCCTGTTGACCACCTTTACCTGCTTAAAACCTTCTgtgtgggagtggggagagagcTTAGCGGTTAAAAGGGTagactgctcttgtagaggacgtgagttcaattcctagcacccacactggggtGGCTCATGACTGACTGGAACTCTGGCTGTAGAAGGATCTGATGCTTCTGGCTTTGGTGGGTACCTGCTCTCAGGTACACATACTCACttacagacacacaaatatacacataattaaaaataaaaataaaatattaaaaaaaaatcttctgcaCTAAAACTGACCggaagaaatatctcaaaatacTGAGAAAAAAGTGCAAAATTGAGAATTATGAGAGAAAAGATGATAAAatatcctttttgttgttgttgttgttttgttttttcaagacagagtttcactgtgtagcctggctatcttggaactcactctgtagaccaggctggcctcagactcacagagatccacctgcctctgccacccctgcccagccattttttaaatttcttaaaaaaagaacaagaaaaaaggagaggcttatcatgcacaaggccctgtgtttgattcccagtacctccTAGAA includes:
- the Art1 gene encoding GPI-linked NAD(P)(+)--arginine ADP-ribosyltransferase 1, which translates into the protein MKIPAMMSLLLVSVGLRDGLQVQSHSITQLDIFSQETPLDMAPASFDDQYAGCAADMAAALPDLNHSEFQANKVYADGWTLANTQWQERTAWGSTWGLSSTPLPPPPPGFRDEHGVALLAYTANSPLHKEFNAAVREAGRSRAHYLHRFSFKTLHFLLTEALQLLGSQRSRGCRQVYRGVHGLRFRPAGPGATVRLGGFASASLKNVAAQQFGKDTFFGIWTCLGAPIRGYSFFPEEEEVLIPPFETFQVVNSSRPAQGPARIYLRALGKRSTYNCEYIKEKKCRSGPCWLDSSAPGSVSTSCSGLLLLWFLVLTALPENAGLL